A single Pan paniscus chromosome 21, NHGRI_mPanPan1-v2.0_pri, whole genome shotgun sequence DNA region contains:
- the LOC100986458 gene encoding collagen alpha-1(VII) chain, with protein sequence MVFSKGFTEEKIFEYSPEGASEAILQTKPYAKPQLQNRSVGCLPVWGMGWAPSSPSSTQYFFHKALCELSLKPQALAGVNGAVGLPGALAGDEGPPAVQLALAQGDHEQHRQEHAAHREQPEACDDAPVQGPNTPPTARTDTRREGRTAAVDEASQNPVDRHTHELYTKPRGAQIRTRRSTLLYPKLRAASPSTPLLLPLTTDAGPGRPNRTRRRPGETGSPGRMSFGGPRGQASCPSPPLPAPGPRPPAAPSSPLSAAGVKMSPAKCLEYQIRGDVSSLGNTRQPQRQLWSESCRFREDTVTS encoded by the exons ATGGTGTTCAGCAAAGGCTTCACTGAGGAGAAGATATTTGAATACAGCCCcgaaggag catcaGAAGCCATCCTCCAAACGAAACCGTATGCAAAACCTCAGCTACAAAACAGATCAGTGGGCTGCCTGCCCGTGTGGGGCATGGGCTGGGCCCCGAGCTCCCCCTCCAGCACCCAGTACTTCTTCCACAAGGCCCTGTGTGAGCTCAGTTTGAAACCCCAGGCCTTGGCAGGG GTTAATGGAGCCGTAGGTCTTCCTGGAGCCCTTGCCGGGGACGAAGGTCCTCCGGCGGTACAGCTCGCCCTTGCACAGGGAGACCATGAGCAGCACCGACAAGAGCATGCCGCCCACCGTGAGCAGCCCGAGGCCTGCGATGATGCACCTGTCCAG GGGCCCAATACCCCACCCACCGCGCGCACTGACACCCGGAGAGAGGGACGCACAGCGGCTGTGGATGAAGCTTCGCAAAACCCAGTCGATAGACACACGCACGAGTTGTACACAAAGCCTCGGGGCGCGCAGATACGCACACGCAGGTCCACGCTGTTGTACCCAAAGTTGCGCGCAGCAAGCCCCAGCACG CCCCTGCTCCTGCCCTTGACCACAGACGCGGGACCCGGAAGGCCGAATCGGACCAGGCGGAGGCCCGGGGAGACCGGGTCCCCTGGTCGCATGTCCTTCGGCGGGCCGCGAGGTCAGGCTAGCTGTCCTTCGCCGCCACTCCCCGCCCCCGGCCCTCGGCCTCCTGCCGCCCCCAGCAGTCCCCTCTCCGC GGCCGGAGTTAAGATGAGTCCAGCGAAGTGCCTAGAGTACCAAATTCGTGGAGACGTTTCCTCTTTGGGGAACACACGCCAACCCCAGAGACAGCTTTGGTCTGAATCGTGCAGGTTCCGGGAAGACACGGTGACCAGCTGA
- the TMEM74B gene encoding transmembrane protein 74B isoform X2: protein MASPPGLELKTLSNGPQAPRRSAPLGPVAPTREGVENACFSSEEHETHFQNPGNTRLGSSPSPLGGVSSLPRSQRDDLSLHSEEGPALEPVSRPVDYGFVSALVFLVSGILLVVTAYAIPREARVNPDTVTAREMERLEMYYARLGSHLDRCIIAGLGLLTVGGMLLSVLLMVSLCKGELYRRRTFVPGKGSRKTYGSINLRMRQLNGDGGQALVENEVVQVSETSHTLQRS from the coding sequence ATGGCATCTCCCCCTGGTCTGGAACTGAAGACACTGAGCAATGGTCCCCAAGCCCCAAGGAGATCAGCTCCCCTGGGCCCAGTGGCCCCAACCAGGGAGGGTGTGGAGAATGCCTGCTTCTCCTCAGAGGAGCATGAGACCCATTTCCAGAACCCTGGGAACACGAGACTGGGCAGCTCACCCAGTCCCCTTGGGGGTGTCTCCTCACTGCCCCGATCCCAGCGGGATGATCTGTCCCTTCATTCAGAGGAGGGGCCAGCCCTGGAGCCCGTGAGCCGCCCAGTGGATTATGGCTTTGTTTCCGCCCTCGTTTTCCTGGTGAGTGGGATTCTTCTGGTGGTGACAGCATACGCCATCCCCCGTGAGGCTCGAGTCAATCCGGACACAGTGACAGCGCGGGAGATGGAACGACTAGAGATGTACTACGCCCGCCTGGGCTCCCACCTGGACAGGTGCATCATCGCAGGCCTCGGGCTGCTCACGGTGGGCGGCATGCTCTTGTCGGTGCTGCTCATGGTCTCCCTGTGCAAGGGCGAGCTGTACCGCCGGAGGACCTTCGTCCCCGGCAAGGGCTCCAGGAAGACCTACGGCTCCATTAACCTGCGCATGAGACAGCTCAATGGGGATGGGGGCCAGGCCCTGGTGGAGAATGAAGTTGTCCAGGTCTCAGAGACTAGCCACACCCTCCAGAGGTCTTAA
- the TMEM74B gene encoding transmembrane protein 74B isoform X1, with protein MPPAQGYEFAAAKGPRDELGPSFPMASPPGLELKTLSNGPQAPRRSAPLGPVAPTREGVENACFSSEEHETHFQNPGNTRLGSSPSPLGGVSSLPRSQRDDLSLHSEEGPALEPVSRPVDYGFVSALVFLVSGILLVVTAYAIPREARVNPDTVTAREMERLEMYYARLGSHLDRCIIAGLGLLTVGGMLLSVLLMVSLCKGELYRRRTFVPGKGSRKTYGSINLRMRQLNGDGGQALVENEVVQVSETSHTLQRS; from the exons ATGCCACCAGCACAGGGGTATGAGTTTGCAG ctGCCAAGGGGCCAAGGGATGAGCTGGGGCCCTCCTTCCCAATGGCATCTCCCCCTGGTCTGGAACTGAAGACACTGAGCAATGGTCCCCAAGCCCCAAGGAGATCAGCTCCCCTGGGCCCAGTGGCCCCAACCAGGGAGGGTGTGGAGAATGCCTGCTTCTCCTCAGAGGAGCATGAGACCCATTTCCAGAACCCTGGGAACACGAGACTGGGCAGCTCACCCAGTCCCCTTGGGGGTGTCTCCTCACTGCCCCGATCCCAGCGGGATGATCTGTCCCTTCATTCAGAGGAGGGGCCAGCCCTGGAGCCCGTGAGCCGCCCAGTGGATTATGGCTTTGTTTCCGCCCTCGTTTTCCTGGTGAGTGGGATTCTTCTGGTGGTGACAGCATACGCCATCCCCCGTGAGGCTCGAGTCAATCCGGACACAGTGACAGCGCGGGAGATGGAACGACTAGAGATGTACTACGCCCGCCTGGGCTCCCACCTGGACAGGTGCATCATCGCAGGCCTCGGGCTGCTCACGGTGGGCGGCATGCTCTTGTCGGTGCTGCTCATGGTCTCCCTGTGCAAGGGCGAGCTGTACCGCCGGAGGACCTTCGTCCCCGGCAAGGGCTCCAGGAAGACCTACGGCTCCATTAACCTGCGCATGAGACAGCTCAATGGGGATGGGGGCCAGGCCCTGGTGGAGAATGAAGTTGTCCAGGTCTCAGAGACTAGCCACACCCTCCAGAGGTCTTAA
- the C21H20orf202 gene encoding uncharacterized protein C20orf202 homolog, producing the protein MYKSKIPRAQNQVSVKVTPKNTEMKTAEEPSPSLGQTLEWLRKELSEMQIQDQSLLLTLRHLHSVLEELRADSAHWEDARSSGGTSPIRARAGSEGRGCQPVCSRGLAQLLRGEDSRRSSLP; encoded by the exons ATGTACAAGTCAAAGATCCCTCGGGCCCAGAACCAGGTCAGTGTCAAGGTCACTCCCAAGAACACTGAGATGAAAACAGCAGAAGAGCCCAGCCCGAGTCTTGGGCAGACCTTGGAGTGGCTGAGAAAGGAGCTG TCTGAGATGCAGATTCAAGATCAGAGTCTCCTGCTCACACTGAGGCATCTTCACAGTGTCCTGGAGGAGCTGCGTGCGGACAGCGCCCACTGGGAGGACGCCAGGTCCAGCGGAGGGACATCCCCCATCAGAGCTCGAGCGGGCTCCGAAGGCAGGGGCTGCCAGCCGGTTTGCTCAAGGGGTCTGGCCCAGCTCCTCCGAGGGGAAGACAGCAGACGAAGCTCTCTCCCTTAA